A stretch of DNA from Microlunatus capsulatus:
GCTGCCGACCGTCGGCGACGCCGTCGCCGCCGGCGACTCGTGCGGCGAGCTCGAGTCCACCAAGAGCGTCTCCGACGTCTTCTCCCCGGTCTCCGGCACGGTGACCGCCGTCAACGAGGTGCTCGGCGGCAGCCCGGAGACCGTGAACGGCGACCCCTACGGCGACGGCTGGCTCTTCGAGGTCGACCTGGGCGCCGACGTCGACCTCGACGACCTGATGGACGCCGACGCCTACGCCGAGCAGGCCGCCGGCTAGCAGCGCAGGTCCCGCCCGGACCTCGACCTCCCCCTTAGACTCGGGCCACGTCCGCCCCCGGACCCTCAAGTCTCGACCGAAAGCCGACCCTCATGCCGTTCTGCACGAACTGTGGTCACGACAACCCGGATGGCAGCAACTTCTGCGGCCAGTGCGGGGCCGCGCTCAACGTGCCCCCGGCGCACACGACGCCGGCGGCGCCGGCCGCGCGTCCCGAGGCGGAGCGGGTGCCCAGCGGCGAGACCACGCGGACCATGCCCGCCGTGGTCGAGGACCGCGACGCCGAGGCCCTCTCGCCCGACGAGGAGGCCGCCGTGGGCGCGCTGCCCTCGGGCTCGGCGCTGCTCATCGTGCAGCGCGGGGCGAACGCGGGCAGCCGGTTCCTGCTCAACACCGAGACCTCGACGGTGGGCCGGCACCCGGACTCCGACATCTTCCTCGACGACATCTCCGTCTCCCGGCGGCACGCGGTGTTCGAGCGGACCGCGCAGGGGACCGTGGTCCGCGACGCCGGCAGCCTCAACGGCACCTACGTCAACCGCGACCTGGTCGACGAGGTGCTGCTGCAGCACGGGGACGAGGTCCAGATCGGGAAGTTCCGGCTGGTCTTCTACGGGAGCGCGCAGGGCTGAGCGCGTCGATGTCGTCCCAGCCCAGCAGCAGTCCCGGGGTCTCCCGCA
This window harbors:
- the gcvH gene encoding glycine cleavage system protein GcvH, which produces MPDYPEDLKYSADHEWVRSGNGSTVRVGITEYAADQLGDIVFVSLPTVGDAVAAGDSCGELESTKSVSDVFSPVSGTVTAVNEVLGGSPETVNGDPYGDGWLFEVDLGADVDLDDLMDADAYAEQAAG
- a CDS encoding FHA domain-containing protein, which codes for MPFCTNCGHDNPDGSNFCGQCGAALNVPPAHTTPAAPAARPEAERVPSGETTRTMPAVVEDRDAEALSPDEEAAVGALPSGSALLIVQRGANAGSRFLLNTETSTVGRHPDSDIFLDDISVSRRHAVFERTAQGTVVRDAGSLNGTYVNRDLVDEVLLQHGDEVQIGKFRLVFYGSAQG